Within the Vallitalea longa genome, the region GGAGGAGCAACAATAGAAATGATTGAGAAATATATTCGCTCTCAAGCAGGAGTTAAAGATTAAAAACCGTTCCGATTCATCTCCCTCCTAGTTAGAGGAGGGGGTTTTCTCGAAACATCTAGATAAAAACAGCTCACATATAATACAATTCAATGTTATGATTTTATGAAAGATCATCTCTTTCATAGATATCAAATAAAATGTATATTATAAGTCAGCTTAACTAATTACATTATTAAACCGTGCGCCGCACTTCGACAAATATCCATAAGCGTTACCTTTATAGTTAGCTCAAATCAGGCAACCTTACGGCACACAGGAGTTTCTACTTAGTGCTGCTTCCTTCCAGACCTGACACGGTTCGTAGATTCCTGTTGCGTAAGACCCAATCATCATCGCCACTTGTAAAGGGCAGCCTTACAAAATATATGCCTCCGATTGGCATCACCCCTGCTGTAGCGGATTGCAGGTACAGGGCACCGCTATCTCCCCGGCTGCACGGAAACTTTATATTATTCATATTAAAAATAACCACTTACTTCTAATATGATAATTCACTATTATATTATAAGTATAGCCTCGAAAGTCATTACTATACTTAGCATTGTAACGAATAGTATAAATGTTTTTTGTCAATATGTCAACTGGAATATTATATAATTCATCAAATTTTAATTACTGATGCCAATTATTTCTTTTTACTCTTAATTAATTCAATAATGATAGAAAATATATTATTGACTTGTTTGAAATGCTTGCACACTTCTATTTTAGCCTTTAGGCCTTTTACATTTGCTTGAGTTACAGTTGCATATCTGACTCCTGATTTTGATAACAAATCATTTAAAGATTTTAATCTATCAATAAAATCATTATAATCTCTATCGCTTTCATTAGTCCATCCTATCTCTGCTAGCGCAGAAAGTCTAGGAAATGTCAGATAATCTATTTTCTCTATATTTGTAACATATTCTGTCCATAAAGGTGCTTCAACACCTAAAATATTTTTTACTTTATCTTTCTTTACCCCTTCAAAAACCGGATTGAATTCATAGGTCTTCTGCAGTGTAGTCATACCATATGGATAATCTAAATATACATGAAAAAAATCAGATATTATCATAGTTCTATCATCATTTATTGCCTTGATGGTATTCTGGTGTTTATCTGGATCCATCCAGTGTTGTACTACTACAGAATCGTCTAGATTACCTGCCTTCAGAGACTCATTCCAAGTAACTGCCCTTTTACCTTTTTCTTTTAGGAATTCAGCTATTCTATTAGTAAAATACCCTTGAAGTTCTTCTTCATTATTAAGATTTTCTTCTTTTATTTTGTTCTGACAGTCAGGACATTCAATCCATCTTTCTTTTGGAACTTCATCTCCACCAATATGTATCAATTCTCCAGGGAATAGATCTATAATTTCTTCTAGAACATCAAAAATGAATTCATATGTACTTTCCTTACCTGCACATGCGATATCATTAATAACACCAAATCTAGTACCCACTTCCAGTTGCTTTCCATTACATCCTAGATTAGGATAAGATGCTAGAAGAGATAAGAAATGGCCTGGCATATCGAACTCAGGTACAATGGTGATATATCTTTCTTTTGCATACTCTACAACTTCTTTTATATCATCAACAGTATAATAACCACCATGAGGTTTATTGTCTGATTTATTAGATATTATAGTCTCTTTTCTGACAGAACCTATTTTTGTTAACTTCTCATATTTCTTGATCTCAATTCTGAAACCCTGATCGTCCGTTAAATGCCAATGGAAAATATTCAATTTATGTAATGCCGAAAGATCAATCATTCTTTTAACTACTTCTTTATCAAAGAAATGTCTACAAACGTCTAGCATATAACCCCTATATTCATATCTTGGTACATCTTCTATTTCTACACAAGGTAAATTACAGTTGTTATCGTTCATAATCTGTCTTAGAGTCTGTACTCCATAAAATAATCCATGAATCGTACACGCATCCAGTAGAATCTGCTTTTGTAGAATATTAATCTTATACCCTTCTTTTCCCAAATCAACTAGATTATCATCTAAATTTAGTGTAATTGAATTAACTCCTGTTTCATTTGAATTAGCTAGTTCTAATCCTGTTGCTTGTTTTATATATTGTTCTAGAAACTTTAATATAGGTCTTGCATTTTCATCAAAGCTAATCTTAGTAGATTGATTAATATTAAATACCCCTTCTTTTAAAATAATATGGTTGGGTTTTGGTATAACGTTTATACTCATCATTAATCCTTCTTTCTATATTATTATAAATCTAGGTTAATCTATTTGAAGTATATGACTAGTCTATATTAAAATGTCTTTGATAAGTAAATAACTATATTATAAAAGTAAATTACTTATTCTTTTCTCTTAGTTTTCTAAAAAAATCTTTTAATAATCTACTACTTTCATCTTCCAACACTTCATATGTTATATCAACTTGATGATTGAATCTTTCTTCCTGCAACAGATTGACTATCGATCCTGCACATCCCGCTTTTCTATTATATGCAGCTATAACCACTCTAGGAATTCTAGCTTGGACAATGGCTCCAGCACACATTGGACATGGCTCCAGTGTTATATACATTGTACAATCATCAAGCCTCCAATCACCAACAGCTTTTGAAGCTTTATCGATTGCCAATATTTCTGCATGAGACAATGTATTTTTATCAGTATTTCTTCTATTAAATGCTTCTGCAATTATTTCATCATCTTTAACAATTACTGCCCCAATGGGAACTTCATCAATATCAAATGCCTTTTTTGCTTGCCCTAGAGCCTCATTCATATATTTAATGTCTTTATCATCTTGCACATCTTTCACCTACATATCTTTTATTGAAACATTCTCTTGCATTTTCTATTAGTTAATGCTACCATTATTATAAATTAACAGAGTAATTAAAACAATGATATAATAAAATATTTAACATAATATTAAGTTAATCTAAGGGAGGTAATTATGGGGACTTCATTCAATACGGTAAAAAAAGGTTATGATCCTAAAGAAGTACAAGAATACATACAATTATTAGATAAAGAATTAAAGACTTACAAAGATAAAGAACAATTTATCTCAAGTGCTTTAGTAGAAGCACAAGTTTCGGCTAAGAATGTAGTTGAAGACGCCAAAAAACAGGCCCAAAAGATTGAAGCAGATGCAGTAAACAAACTTCAAGATATCAAAGAAAAAATTGAAAAATCAAAAAAGAAGATATATCAATTTCAAGAGGATTATGCTAATTTTACTAAAAGATTCGAATCCTCATTTAATGAAACCGAACTTAATAAATTACTTACAAGTTTAGATTCAATATATACATCTTTAGAAACAAACCAATCTAAAGAGGATGAAAAAACTAAAAAATCTGCTGTTTAGTTTAGGACTAGGAGTTTACATATGAATATTAAAGGGTTTACAAAAACAACTTTATTAGATTATCCAGGTCATATTGCATCCACTATCTTTACAGGTGGATGTAATTTTAATTGTCCCTATTGTCATAATGGAGATTTAGTTCTGAATCACACCAACTTGGATAACTTAACTGAAAATTATATACTAGCCAATATAAAAAAACGTTGTGGCATGATAAACAGTATATGCATAAGTGGTGGAGAACCAACATTACAACCAGATTTAATTGAATTTCTTCAAAAAATCAAGGAATATCCTATAAAAATCAAACTTGACACCAACGGAAGTAACCCTCATGTAATAGAAACTGCTTATAAAAATAATTTAATTGATTACATAGCCATGGATATAAAAAATAGCAAGGAAAAATACAGTATCACATGTGATAAAGCCATTAATTTAAATAATATTGAAAAATCTATCGATTATATTAAATCTTGCGGTATTGATTATGAGTTTAGAACTACTGTTATAAGAGAATTTCATAACATTGAAGATATAATGAATATTGGTAAATGGTTAAACGGAAGTAAAAGGTATTTCATTCAGCAATATATAGAAAGTGATAAACAAATTAAAGACGGATTTCATGGGCATAGCCTTGAAACATTAGAAAAATTCCAAAACAGTATAAAACAATATTTTGAATCAGTATCTATCCGAGGAGTTGATTAGATGATTAGTAATTCTGGTTACTCAGAATATAATCAAGAGCCCCAAGGTTATGAATCTAATGATGAATTTTTCATTGTAAATAGCTGTGGAAATGACAAATTTTATCACACTAATTTTTGGCAGAAAAGAATAAAAGGTAGAAAAGATTATTACTTGATATATGTAAAAAAAGGCATTTTATCTTGTAATATCAATAAAACACCTTACAGAATCAATACAGGTCAAGTAATCATGATAGATCCAAATGAATCTTATGAGGTATATTACTCAGACAAAGTATATCAAGAAGTATTTTGGATTAATTTTACAGGCTATGGGGTTAAAAGTATATTAAACCAACTAAATATAATCAGCAAAAAAAGTTATTTCGTTGGAAATTCCCCTAATATTGATAACTTATTCATTAATATAATAAAAGAACTTCAGATACGTAACCAATCTTATACGGTTATCTGTAGTGGATACCTTGTTGAGCTATTAGCTACTATCTGCAGATGTAAAAAATGTAATCATGGAAATACATTGGCAAGTGAATCAGAATTACATGAAATTATGATTTATTTAAATGAAAGTTATAATCATAATCACACAATTGAAGAGCTGGCAAAAAAATGTAATCTTTCTACATATTATTTTATTAGAAAATTCAAAAAAATATCTGGTTATTCCCCACAAAAATATTTATTGAAAATTAGAATGGATAATGCTAAAAAAATGCTTATTGAATCCAATTTAAGTATAGCTAATATAGGTTATATGGTAGGATTCAAAAATGCTTTATATTTCAGTAAGGCTTTTAAAGAATTCGTAGGGAAAAGTCCATCTCAATATAGAAAAGACTTAATATTGTAAAACTAATATATATTCTACTATTTTATTTAAAAAAAAGAAAAAACTCCCTATTTAAGATATAATATTCGTTTTTAATATGGTTAAACTAATATTATAATAATATCTTAAGGAGGGAGTTTTGATGCTAAATAGTATATATGAAACTAGAACACGTTTAAAAGAAGGTTATCATATTTCTTTAACTATACCACGAGAAGAATATACTGTCATTTATGGTAATAATATCTGTGATAAAAATGCTTCAGAAATAATTAACAATTATCTACAACATAGAGATGATGATGGTCAAGCGTTTGATATCAAGATATATGACCATGAAGCAAGTAATATGATTGAAATAGAAGCTAGATTGAATTATCTTAAAAACGAACATACCGATTATGAAACATATCACTAACATCTATTATGGAGTATTAATGCTACCAACTGTTTATTACACTATTTTATTAATTAATATTAACTCAGAACTATAATCTAATTAAAATGATCAAAAAATTATTTTTGCTTTGCAGAATAAGAAACAGAAAAATATCTATTTTTAATTTTGCAAAGCTCTTTAAATAATAATATGGGACACATGTCCATTGACTGCCATCGGGAATCAATATATAATTAAATTAGTTAATTATAGTAATACTATATTTAACTAAGGATTTAACTATTAAACGAATATTGGGAGGATTGTTATGAAGAGCAGAGTAAGAAAGTTATTGAGTATGCTATTGATTTTGACAGTAATATTTAACTTGAACACTTTATTCATGTTTGCAAGTGATGATACTGAAGTTTCTACACCTGCAGCAACTGACACAATATTACCCGCAACCCAACAAATAGAGAATGTCATTGATATATTAACTGTTAATGACTTCCATGGTAACGTAACAGAAAGTGGAAAAAACATAGGTATGGCAAAAATGGTTCGTTATATTAATGACCAAAAAGCTAAAAACCCTAATACTATTGTTGTATCAGGTGGTGACAACTATCAAGGTACAGCCCTTTCTAATCTTACATATGGTGCTCCAGTAAACGAAATGTTCAAAGGTATGGGAGTAATAGCATCAGCAGTAGGTAATCATGAATTCGACTGGGGTGCTAACCGAATCGAACAATGGGGAAAAGACGGAAACTTTACTTTCTTGGCAGCTAATATTTATAACAAAGAAACTAATGAACCTGTGGAATGGGCAAAACCTTATTTGATTCATGAAGTAGCTGGCAAAAAAATTGCTTTTATAGGTCTTTCTACAGTAGAAACAGCTTATAAAACTAAAGTTGATAATGTAGCTGCAATCGAATTCAAACCAGCGGATGAAGCTGCTAAAATATGGGTAGATTATTTAAAATCTGGAAAAGCTGAAGAAGGTACTCCAGATATTATAATAGCTTTAACACATGTTCCAACTTGGCAGGATGATTATGGTGAAAATCCTGAGTTACCTATAACAGGTGAAGAGATTGGTACTCTTTGCAAAGTAGAAGGAATTGATGCTGTTATAACAGGTCACTCACATAAGACTGTATCTGGATATATAAATGATAAACCTGTTATTCAAGCTTATAAATATGGTAGAGCTGTTGGTAAACTTTCTATAGGATTAAATGAAGATGGTAGTGTTAAATCAATCACTCCTTCAGTAAATTCTGTTTATAAGATTTCTTCAGATCTAGTTGAAGATCCAGAAACCAAAGAAATACACGATAAGTATGTGGCTGATTTTGCTCCTATAGCTAATGAAGTTGTAGGACAACTAAATGGACGTTTGTCACATGATAGTGGTTATAAAAATGTTACTCCTCTAGGTTTATGGACAGCTGATATCATGAGAAAAGCTGCTAATACTGAAATAGGTTTAACTAATGGTGGAGGACTTAGAAGAAGCCTTGAAGAAGGTAATATCACTATGGGTGATTTATATGAAGTGATTCCTTTTGATAATACATTAACAACAATGGAAGTGACAGGTCAACATCTAAAAGAATTAGTTAATCATGGTATTGAAGCTGCTGATATGGGTGATGGGCAATTCGCAGGATTAAAAGTCATATATAATCCAAAAGCAGACTACGAAAATAGAATCGTGAGTTTTACATTAGAAGATGGTACTCCTGTTGATATGAATAAAAAATATACCTTAACAACTAATGATTTCGTAGCTACTGGAGGAGATCAATATAACTTTGATGGAGCAGAAAATATAGTAGATACATTTGTTCCTATAAGAGATGAACTAGCTAAAGCCATTAAAGCTGAAGGTACTGTTACAGCTCCTGAAGTAAATGTAATATCACAACTAAGCACATATAAAATAAAAGTTGGAGATGTTCTTTGGAAAATAGCTGAATTATATAATACCACTTATCAAGAACTAGCTAAACTAAATAATTTAAAAAATCCTCATCTAATTTATTCTGGTAAAACATTATTAGTACCTGCTAACTAAACTAATTAATTCAAAAGGGGTTGTCTATAAGACATCCCCTTTTTACACTAAAAATAAGTCAATAATAAAGAACAAAAACTCAATTGAACAACTTTCAATATTAAATTAGTAAACGAGGAGAAAATAACATGAAATGTAAAAGTCTAATATTTACTATACTCATTTCATTATTTTTAACATCTTGTTCATCTGAATCAACTGATGATATAACAAAAGATGAAAAATACGGAGGTCTTGCCACATACTACGAAGATGATATGGAAAAACCTGATTATGATGTAGTAAAAGCTAAAGTGATTGATATAACTAGTGATGATACTAAAGATGAGCGTCCAGATATTCCTATAGAACAAGATATCAGATATCAATATCTTTATATAAAAATATTGCAGGGTAACCATAAAGGGGAAGAATATACTGTAAGAAATACTGTTGAAATGGTTAATCCTTACAGATTGATATTCAGAAGAAATGATAAGATGTATATATATGTGTATGAAACAGATAAAGGTACTGTTGGAGATATTCATATCTATGAACGTTGTAGAGACAGTGCAATAATTCTTATTGTTATTTCTTTTTTAATACTATTAATAGTAATTGGAGGTTTCAAAGGTCTCAAATCCATAATTACATTGGCTATCACCATATTGTTAATATCTTTTGTCATGTTACCACTAATTCTAAGAGGTTATAATCCCTTATTGGTTACCGTTGGGGTCATATCCGTAACAACAACTTTGACTTTAGTAATAATAAGTGGCTGGAATAAAAAAACACGAACTGCTATCTTAGGAACAGTAGGAGGAGTATTAGTAGCGGCACTTGCTGCTGGAATAGTTTCAAATATAGCTATGCTTACTGGATTAGGTGAAGAACAAGCAAGAATGCTTGCCTATATTCCTCAGAACAGACATCTTGATTTTAAAGGAATCCTACTATCAGGTATTATAATAGGTGCATTGGGAGCTGTAATGGACGTTTCTCTATCCATAGCTTCTTCAATGTGGGAGATAGAAGAAAATAATCCTAAAATAAAAACTAAGAAATTAATTAAATCAGGTATGAATATTGGAAAAGACATCATGGGCTCTATGTCAAACACTCTTATCTTAGCGTATGTGGGAGGTTCGATTCATTTATTATTACTATTTATTGCATATAATATAACTATACCCGAAATACTAAATATGGACATGATAGCATCAGAAATTGTAAGAGCCATAGCAGGAAGTATAGGTTTAATCTCAGCAATACCGCTAACTACCTGGATAGGGGGTACACTGGGTAGAAAAAATTAATTATGTATGGACAACTGATACTTTATTCTATATAATAATATTTGTACTGTAGCAGAGCAGATATTGCGCGTTAAGTGTTAGAGGATGGGAAGTTTCCTCTAAACGAAAAGCCTAATTTTTTAGGTTTGCGGTGTAATATTGTTTCCGCTGTTACATAGAGAATAATCGTATGAGTAATACCTTTTTTCTTTTTATGTAACAGGTAATATATAAAAAGAAGGGAGGTTTTTTGTTTATGCAATTCATTACAAAAACCATTTATGTGATGCTTTTATAACTAATTTTCGGAGTATTGAATTAATTATAATTTTATAGGAGGCACATAGATGAATAAATCACAAACTAATTATATAAAAGTAATTGTGCAGACAGGTCTATTAATCGCTATTGCACAAATAGTAAAAATGTTTAGCAACTATATATATATTGCTGGTGTACCAGCACTAAGAATCAGTTTTTCTGGTCCATTCACTAAAATGCCTGGAATCTTATTTGGTCCCGTTATCGGTGGAATTAGTGCTGTTTTATCTGATATTATCGGCTATTTAATCAAACCTACAGGTGCATATATCCCTTGGTTAGGATTAACTGCTCTATTAGGTGGAATACTAACTCCTATTATTTGGAAAGCATTAAAAAATATAAATATTAAGCATATACAAACAGTATGTATAATTCTTTTTTCTGCGATAGGTTTACTTGGTATATTTAATCATATACAGTTAACTTATTATGAGAATAGTTCATGGTCTAAATTTATATTAGGCATAGGAAAAGGTCCTGGTTTTGCCACTGTTTTGTTAATAGCTACTTCTATAGCAGGCTTTTTATTACTACTTATCGACCGTATAATACAAAAGCGATTCAATAATCTAAAGATATACAACAATTTCCTGAAATTAATTATTTCTGTAGGAGTACCAGGTTTAATAGTGACAACTATAAATACTCAAATACTCAGACTATCTTTCGTCGCATTATCAAAACAAGCTTTTATTGCTTTCTTACTCCCCAGAATTGTAGAAGAATTATTTATGACAGTTTATATAGCTTATATGTTATCACTTTTATTATATTTGTATAACAATCTATTTAGATCAGACAATTAGTAATTAAAGATATAGAGGTACAGTTAATGAAGAAAATATATTCAACAGATAGATTAGTTCTTAGAACTATAGATACGTCTTTTACCAAAAAGGTATTAGATTATTATATACGTAATAAAGAGTTTCTTGAACCTTGGGAACCTAGACGTGAACCTGTTTTTTATAAACCTATATCCCAAAAAAAGACTATACGTAGAGAAATGGATTTAATGAACAATTTATCTATGCTAAGACTTTGGATTTTCAAAAAAGAAGATACACATTTTCAAAGGATAATCGGAACAGTATCTTTTTCAAATATTGTTAGGGGATGTTTCAAGTCATGTTTTCTAGGATATAAACTAGATAAAGATGAAATTAATAAAGGTTATATTTGTGAAGCTATTGAAAGAGGGATACATGTGATGTTTGAAGATTATAAACTACATCGTATTGAAGCTAATATAATACCAAGAAACATACCTTCAATCAAAGTAGTGACCAAACTTGGATTTGAAAATGAAGGTCTATCAAAAAAGTATCTTATGATTAATGGAACGTGGGAAGATCATTACCATATGGTGTTATTAAATAAAAATATGGAATAGACTGTAAAATTAATAGATAATTTTTGCCTTTCTAGCAGAAGTTTCTAGTATTATGAAAAATGTTCACATATTATTTACAAATGTATCACGTATTATACACAATTATATATTATCATTATTAATGTAAGAAATAGTCTTACATAAAAAAACTCCCCCCCTCATTCTTTATATAATAAAAAGCATTGATTAAATCCTCGAATCAATGCTTTTTTAGTGCTATTATTAATATTTATCTAGTCAATTAGTATTTATTAATTACTTATTATTTATTGAACTCTA harbors:
- a CDS encoding beta-N-acetylhexosaminidase, whose product is MSINVIPKPNHIILKEGVFNINQSTKISFDENARPILKFLEQYIKQATGLELANSNETGVNSITLNLDDNLVDLGKEGYKINILQKQILLDACTIHGLFYGVQTLRQIMNDNNCNLPCVEIEDVPRYEYRGYMLDVCRHFFDKEVVKRMIDLSALHKLNIFHWHLTDDQGFRIEIKKYEKLTKIGSVRKETIISNKSDNKPHGGYYTVDDIKEVVEYAKERYITIVPEFDMPGHFLSLLASYPNLGCNGKQLEVGTRFGVINDIACAGKESTYEFIFDVLEEIIDLFPGELIHIGGDEVPKERWIECPDCQNKIKEENLNNEEELQGYFTNRIAEFLKEKGKRAVTWNESLKAGNLDDSVVVQHWMDPDKHQNTIKAINDDRTMIISDFFHVYLDYPYGMTTLQKTYEFNPVFEGVKKDKVKNILGVEAPLWTEYVTNIEKIDYLTFPRLSALAEIGWTNESDRDYNDFIDRLKSLNDLLSKSGVRYATVTQANVKGLKAKIEVCKHFKQVNNIFSIIIELIKSKKK
- the tadA gene encoding tRNA adenosine(34) deaminase TadA, with product MKDVQDDKDIKYMNEALGQAKKAFDIDEVPIGAVIVKDDEIIAEAFNRRNTDKNTLSHAEILAIDKASKAVGDWRLDDCTMYITLEPCPMCAGAIVQARIPRVVIAAYNRKAGCAGSIVNLLQEERFNHQVDITYEVLEDESSRLLKDFFRKLREKNK
- a CDS encoding DivIVA domain-containing protein; the encoded protein is MGTSFNTVKKGYDPKEVQEYIQLLDKELKTYKDKEQFISSALVEAQVSAKNVVEDAKKQAQKIEADAVNKLQDIKEKIEKSKKKIYQFQEDYANFTKRFESSFNETELNKLLTSLDSIYTSLETNQSKEDEKTKKSAV
- a CDS encoding anaerobic ribonucleoside-triphosphate reductase activating protein; the protein is MNIKGFTKTTLLDYPGHIASTIFTGGCNFNCPYCHNGDLVLNHTNLDNLTENYILANIKKRCGMINSICISGGEPTLQPDLIEFLQKIKEYPIKIKLDTNGSNPHVIETAYKNNLIDYIAMDIKNSKEKYSITCDKAINLNNIEKSIDYIKSCGIDYEFRTTVIREFHNIEDIMNIGKWLNGSKRYFIQQYIESDKQIKDGFHGHSLETLEKFQNSIKQYFESVSIRGVD
- a CDS encoding AraC family transcriptional regulator, with the translated sequence MISNSGYSEYNQEPQGYESNDEFFIVNSCGNDKFYHTNFWQKRIKGRKDYYLIYVKKGILSCNINKTPYRINTGQVIMIDPNESYEVYYSDKVYQEVFWINFTGYGVKSILNQLNIISKKSYFVGNSPNIDNLFINIIKELQIRNQSYTVICSGYLVELLATICRCKKCNHGNTLASESELHEIMIYLNESYNHNHTIEELAKKCNLSTYYFIRKFKKISGYSPQKYLLKIRMDNAKKMLIESNLSIANIGYMVGFKNALYFSKAFKEFVGKSPSQYRKDLIL
- a CDS encoding 5'-nucleotidase C-terminal domain-containing protein, with protein sequence MKSRVRKLLSMLLILTVIFNLNTLFMFASDDTEVSTPAATDTILPATQQIENVIDILTVNDFHGNVTESGKNIGMAKMVRYINDQKAKNPNTIVVSGGDNYQGTALSNLTYGAPVNEMFKGMGVIASAVGNHEFDWGANRIEQWGKDGNFTFLAANIYNKETNEPVEWAKPYLIHEVAGKKIAFIGLSTVETAYKTKVDNVAAIEFKPADEAAKIWVDYLKSGKAEEGTPDIIIALTHVPTWQDDYGENPELPITGEEIGTLCKVEGIDAVITGHSHKTVSGYINDKPVIQAYKYGRAVGKLSIGLNEDGSVKSITPSVNSVYKISSDLVEDPETKEIHDKYVADFAPIANEVVGQLNGRLSHDSGYKNVTPLGLWTADIMRKAANTEIGLTNGGGLRRSLEEGNITMGDLYEVIPFDNTLTTMEVTGQHLKELVNHGIEAADMGDGQFAGLKVIYNPKADYENRIVSFTLEDGTPVDMNKKYTLTTNDFVATGGDQYNFDGAENIVDTFVPIRDELAKAIKAEGTVTAPEVNVISQLSTYKIKVGDVLWKIAELYNTTYQELAKLNNLKNPHLIYSGKTLLVPAN
- a CDS encoding YibE/F family protein; translation: MKCKSLIFTILISLFLTSCSSESTDDITKDEKYGGLATYYEDDMEKPDYDVVKAKVIDITSDDTKDERPDIPIEQDIRYQYLYIKILQGNHKGEEYTVRNTVEMVNPYRLIFRRNDKMYIYVYETDKGTVGDIHIYERCRDSAIILIVISFLILLIVIGGFKGLKSIITLAITILLISFVMLPLILRGYNPLLVTVGVISVTTTLTLVIISGWNKKTRTAILGTVGGVLVAALAAGIVSNIAMLTGLGEEQARMLAYIPQNRHLDFKGILLSGIIIGALGAVMDVSLSIASSMWEIEENNPKIKTKKLIKSGMNIGKDIMGSMSNTLILAYVGGSIHLLLLFIAYNITIPEILNMDMIASEIVRAIAGSIGLISAIPLTTWIGGTLGRKN
- a CDS encoding ECF transporter S component, which gives rise to MNKSQTNYIKVIVQTGLLIAIAQIVKMFSNYIYIAGVPALRISFSGPFTKMPGILFGPVIGGISAVLSDIIGYLIKPTGAYIPWLGLTALLGGILTPIIWKALKNINIKHIQTVCIILFSAIGLLGIFNHIQLTYYENSSWSKFILGIGKGPGFATVLLIATSIAGFLLLLIDRIIQKRFNNLKIYNNFLKLIISVGVPGLIVTTINTQILRLSFVALSKQAFIAFLLPRIVEELFMTVYIAYMLSLLLYLYNNLFRSDN
- a CDS encoding GNAT family N-acetyltransferase, translating into MKKIYSTDRLVLRTIDTSFTKKVLDYYIRNKEFLEPWEPRREPVFYKPISQKKTIRREMDLMNNLSMLRLWIFKKEDTHFQRIIGTVSFSNIVRGCFKSCFLGYKLDKDEINKGYICEAIERGIHVMFEDYKLHRIEANIIPRNIPSIKVVTKLGFENEGLSKKYLMINGTWEDHYHMVLLNKNME